gcaaaCTTTCATGATTTCCGATGAAATCAATGATgtaaaaccagaaagaaaaatgttttacatttgataTTGAAATACAATAATgagaaataaagatttttgtatcttttcttttacatacatttaaaacaatgtgaacTTAGAATTACAggcaaaggaaaacaaagtatCATATTcaaacagatgtaaaaaaaaaaaaaaaagtacattatttttgatgttctttttcagctgttctgtggTAAACGAATGaatgaatatactttattaatcccagagtCAGTACTTATTCCCAAACAGAGTGCTGACAGAACCTGAGCCTTTACAGATGTTGCATCACACATtagaaatggaggaaaaactcatgaaaatgtaaaataattcaagGACTGATtgaaaatttttattaatttgaacaAGGATGATTTTTTTGGCctatgatgtaaaaaatattcacttatACCACATATAGCCAATTACAGTAAAACGTATTCTTTGCTTGCATAAGCTAACGTGTGCAGAttgcaattttttcttttgtctttctgttgGTCGTTTTAGTTTGTATTGTCTTAAATATGACCGAACTGCAAAcgaattttgtattttctctacaaaagaaataaaaaatgctcaTATTGTTGTTATATTTTGTGCTTTGAACTGAAAACCAATTTTACTCGTTTTTTTATGcctgtttaatttatttgatatatttcaatagtttgtaattttaaaaaaggaaaaatacaaaaatactgtattttgGTAAATGGCCACTGGAGGTCGCTGTCTCTTTCtgattaaaatgcatttcatcCAGGTTTTGTCAGATGTTTTTCTCTGCCACTGATGCAGCTGTAAGTTTAATTCAAACTACAATCAATGAGTGTTTTCTTACTGGACGTGATTGTCTGCGTTATGATTCTCTCTATGGTTCTGTAGCTTTTATATCGTTAAAAACCCAATAGACAGTGAAAGTAGGTTAAGTGCGCATGCGTACGGCGGCGGTGATTCTACacgggggggcggggggggaaaattcaaataattaatttaaacataagCCGTTAGAATACTACTGCATTTATACGTTTTCTAATATAATGcccagatttaaaataaacatttaattcgtgttgtattttgttttgtttgcgtGTAAGCGCCACCTCTTCAGCATTGCGCATGACCGGAAGTATTTGAAATTCTGGCGCACAAAATGTCTCGCTCTGCGGTCCCgattttctttttctcgttGGGAATCCTTATAAAAGGTAAGATCagaacattttgtctttcacaGCTGTCCGCTAAGACGTAGCAGCTGGAGACAGCTTGTTGTTAAAAACGTTTTAACTTGTGAATTTTGctcatgtttaaatgaaagtaAGCAGCTTACAAGTCTTAGTTGGAGCAGGCTGTTTCGATTTTTGCTGTATGTAAAGGCATGTTCCACAAAACTTCTGTTATATATTATAAAAGCCAGATACAGAAGGCGTGATCTCCTTCATGCAGGTGCAGTGGCTGCGATCGACACCCAGCAGTCCGTGTTGGCAGCAGTGGGAGACCAGGCCTCTCTGAGCTGTCAGCTCTCTAAAATTAAAGATGTCCTCCAAGTCACCTGGCAGAAAGTCCTTCTTGACGGAGAGAAGAACCTCGCCACTTACACCGAGAAGTTTGGCTCCAGAGTGAGTGCAGGTCTGGAGGAGAAGATGGATTTTCAGTATGAATCTCTGCAGAGCTGCTCCATGGTGATCAGGAAGGTGACGGAGCAGGATGAAGGCTGCTACCGATGTTTGTTTAACTCTTATTCTGAAGGAGCGTTGATAGGCTGGACCTGCTTAAGACTCTACGGTGAGTGAAGAGCAGCAGAACATCTGCAGATCTGTAACAACACAACACCTTTCTTAAACGACACTTGAGCtctataaacaaataaattcaataacctgtttaataaatcataaaagTATTGTCTAGCACCatacatcaataaaaacatttcagtagTTTGGCATAGCATTTTCTTGGTAATGAACttgtttcttatattttaatgttaaattgaGAGCTTTCTAGTCCACATCtgacagttttggtttaaaatcGACTGATAAACCAGGAGCTAACTCAGCCCTCAATATAATTCAATATAATCAGTCGCCCTTAAAAATCACCTGATGAGCAGAAGAGTCCATGTGTGTGTAATCTGAGCTCAGTAGAAATCTGGTTCCCTTCTGTTCAGCACCACATACAGATCTAGGGGAGTAAAAATAGCATTTTGggcattttctgtgttttccatgACAATGAAAACGTTTTTGGAAACGGTCAGTGTTTTTGAAACTGACAACCTGTTTTCAGTTGATGACCAACGAAGAAGAAATCATTGTTGAAAGACGGCTATAGTTGTTGGACGTTATAATGTTACAAAATTACAAGGCACTtgaacatttcttctttttttcgcTTGCAGAGCTGCATGGACCCTTCATTGACATCAGCAGATCAAACTCTCCTCCAGGGTCGGTTGTGACCTGTTCAGCCACAGGTCGACCTGTTCCCATGGTAACACTGACTGTTCTCCATCAGAACCTCAGCTGCTCCCACTACAACACCAGTACAGAGACCAACACTAACGGTACCGTCACCGTCACCACTAAAGTTCTGCTCTCAGATCTCAGCAGCACACAGGTTGGATGTTCAGTGTCAGTGGACTCTGCTGCTCCCAGAGAGCTGCTGGTCACCGTTCCTGAGGTCAAAGATTCGTCTGATGATGgttaaaaactttctaaaactctCAATTTATAGACTGATGATCAGTTTGGGATTCTCAAGTTGTCTTTCTTTGACAGAGCTACAGAAACAATCTAGTTTACGTGTTGATGAGAGTCAGGAGTTTAAAGACCCGAGTAAGTTTTCTTGTGTAAAAGTTTGATTTCCATTTTCTGTGTTGATCCGTTAaacatttctcttctttttctcaaaGAAATCCCCGTGATCCTTGTAGTCGCTGGTATAGCTTTGACTTGTTGTTGTGCTGTAATCATCGTCCTCTGGAGacataaaaatgtccaaaacaggTAATTTTCTTCATTAGCATTTTTAATCTGTGCCATATATAATAAAAACCTCTTAAATTCTGATTACTATTCTGTTCACAGAGACGATGAGAACAACAAAACACCATTAAGATCAGACAAACATGCAGACAGGTGAGAACATGTTGTAACAGAACAAACATTTGCTGTTTGACTTTGACCTTAAACCTGTTCATTCTCAATCCTAAAACCTTTATTAGGTTAAGATTTCACCTCCGTTTAATCAGTTTATGAAGCGATGCCACAGTGGTACTTTTTATTCCTCATATATACAGTGTAAATTCATATAATCTGAATACTTTAGTtgcatatttgcattttaaatctttttctcaATGCAGACCACAATGAAATGATGCTCTTTTTTCCACAGACATCACAAATGTTCCACTTTAGAGAGTCATGATGCTTCAGGTTAATTCCTCTCATTGGAATTCCTTCTTAAGATCTCCTatcatgtattatttatttgcatcatcGTGTCTTTTAATTATATATAGTTTTATGTTCTGCTGCCTGCCTGGGCTAGGTCTCCTTTGGAAATGAAACTAACTTCTGCAGAGTGTCATCggatttatattaatatttacttgttttaatatttaaaatgatttttacagGAACATAACACCTTTTATGAAGCTGACGAATGAGGTTAAACAGAGACTTTCTGCCAAGAAAAGTCGAGAAAACAACGACCTCAAAGCATTTCCTTCTGCGTCAAAAAGACTGTtttgatgacctctgacctgacaGATTGACATGAGCGTTAAAGATCCAGttgatcatttaaaatgcttgaaaactgAATGGATCCCATTTGGAAATCTATTTTGTTGGATA
This region of Xiphophorus hellerii strain 12219 chromosome 24, Xiphophorus_hellerii-4.1, whole genome shotgun sequence genomic DNA includes:
- the LOC116715768 gene encoding OX-2 membrane glycoprotein-like isoform X2, producing MSRSAVPIFFFSLGILIKGAVAAIDTQQSVLAAVGDQASLSCQLSKIKDVLQVTWQKVLLDGEKNLATYTEKFGSRVSAGLEEKMDFQYESLQSCSMVIRKVTEQDEGCYRCLFNSYSEGALIGWTCLRLYELHGPFIDISRSNSPPGSVVTCSATGRPVPMVTLTVLHQNLSCSHYNTSTETNTNGTVTVTTKVLLSDLSSTQVGCSVSVDSAAPRELLVTVPEVKDSSDDELQKQSSLRVDESQEFKDPKIPVILVVAGIALTCCCAVIIVLWRHKNVQNRDDENNKTPLRSDKHADRNITPFMKLTNEVKQRLSAKKSRENNDLKAFPSASKRLF
- the LOC116715768 gene encoding OX-2 membrane glycoprotein-like isoform X1 → MEFIPTVPILFFLLGICNKGLAVLIQTQQTVLAAVGEDAPLSCRLLETKDVQQVTWQKVLEKTERNIGSYSQYFGETVNPGFKDKVQFTGAGLQKNSIVIRNVTEQDAGCYLCLFNTYPDGALIAATCLEVYELHGPFIDISRSNSPPGSVVTCSATGRPVPMVTLTVLHQNLSCSHYNTSTETNTNGTVTVTTKVLLSDLSSTQVGCSVSVDSAAPRELLVTVPEVKDSSDDELQKQSSLRVDESQEFKDPKIPVILVVAGIALTCCCAVIIVLWRHKNVQNRDDENNKTPLRSDKHADRNITPFMKLTNEVKQRLSAKKSRENNDLKAFPSASKRLF